A genome region from Erigeron canadensis isolate Cc75 chromosome 3, C_canadensis_v1, whole genome shotgun sequence includes the following:
- the LOC122594510 gene encoding uncharacterized protein LOC122594510, with product MMMNPVFRTESLPGVGMGMGMIPYTITEVEKRRLFLKSYQFSRKQSTSQKMKRCLFRVKKLIWVKLRSTKKIHKMIWFRLRHGLFYGLRRNKKTFIRLNHHHHHNNNFTSSAHCFW from the coding sequence ATGATGATGAATCCAGTTTTCAGAACAGAATCCTTACCGGGTGTGGGAATGGGAATGGGTATGATTCCATACACCATTACAGAAGTTGAAAAGAGACGGTTGTTTCTAAAAAGTTATCAGTTTAGCAGGAAACAAAGCACTAGTCAGAAAATGAAGAGATGTTTGTTTCGGGTCAAGAAACTTATATGGGTCAAACTTAGATCCACTAAGaagatccataaaatgatatgGTTTAGGCTACGTCATGGTTTGTTTTATGGGCTTAGAAGAAATAAAAAGACATTCATACGtttaaatcatcatcatcatcataacaaCAACTTCACTTCTTCTGCCCATTGTTTCTGGTAG
- the LOC122591335 gene encoding casein kinase 1-like protein 3, with translation MDRIVGGKYKLGRKIGSGSFGEIYLATHVDTFEIVAVKIENNKTKHPQLLYEAKLYNILQGGSGIPGIKWSGVDAEDNVLVIDLLGPSLEDLFVYCGRKFQLKTVLMLADQMITRIEYVHSKGFLHRDIKPDNFLMGLGRKANQVYIIDFGLAKRYRDATTHRHIPYRENKNLTGTARYASCNTHLGIEQSRRDDLESLGYVLLYFLRGSLPWQGLKAATKKQKYDKICEKKLSTPIEVLCKSHPVEFASYFHYCHSLTFDQRPDYGFLKRLFRELFSREGFEFDYIFDWTILKYQQSQKSKPQPHVLPVHGESSSGAIRKQIEKQQGSNNATYSAELTNRPRSNTATSPDVRMQLKSPTNRLNPDNPPERNGLSYSQMPPSSSAQATAPKRHPIKPADNTAPSSSWISSLRRISSAK, from the exons atggatagaATAGTTGGTGGAAAGTATAAGCTCGGCCGTAAGATCGGAAGTGGATCCTTTGGTGAAATTTATCtag CGACTCATGTAGATACTTTTGAAATCGTCGCCGTTAAGATC GAGAATAATAAGACTAAGCATCCACAACTTTTATatgaagctaaattatataacATTCTTCAAGGAGGAA GTGGAATACCAGGGATAAAATGGTCAGGTGTAGACGCGGAAGATAACGTTTTAGTAATCGATTTATTGGGACCGAGTCTTGAAGACCTTTTTGTATATTGTGGAAGGAAATTTCAGTTGAAAACCGTCTTGATGTTGGCCGATCAAATG ATAACTAGAATCGAGTATGTTCATTCTAAAGGGTTTTTGCATCGTGATATAAAGCCCGATAATTTTCTCATGGGTCTTGGTCGAAAAGCAAATCAG GTATATATTATCGACTTTGGGCTTGCTAAAAGATACCGTGATGCTACAACCCATCGACATATTCCATACAG GGAGAACAAGAATTTAACTGGTACTGCTCGCTATGCAAGCTGTAATACTCATCTTGGAATTG AGCAAAGCCGACGTGACGATTTAGAGTCTCTTGGATACGTACTTCTATATTTTTTAAGAGGAAG TCTTCCATGGCAGGGTCTAAAAGCCGCCACAAAAAAGCAAAAGTATGACAAAATATGTGAGAAGAAGTTATCAACTCCTATTGAG GTACTATGCAAGTCTCACCCAGTAGAATTCGCATCATATTTCCATTATTGTCATTCATTGACATTTGATCAGCGGCCTGATTATGGATTCTTGAAACGTCTATTTCGAGAATTGTTCAGTCGTGAag GATTTGaatttgattatatttttgattggacgatcttgaagtATCAACAATCACAAAAGAGTAAACCTCAGCCACATGTATTG CCAGTTCATGGCGAAAGCAGCAGTGGAGCCATTCGTAAACAAATAGAAAAACAGCAAG GAAGCAACAATGCTACTTATTCAGCTGAACTAACAAATCGACCAAGATCAAACACTGCCACCAGTCCTGATGTCCGGATGCAATTAAAATCCCCCACTAATAGATTAAATCCCGACAATCCTCCTGAAAGAAAT GGCTTAAGCTATTCACAGATGCCACCATCTTCATCTGCTCAGGCTACTGCTCCAAAAAGACACCCCATAAAACCTGCAGACAATACGGCTCCTTCTAGCAGCTGGATTTCTTCGTTGCGCCGCATTTCTTCTGCCAAGTGA